One window of Trichoderma breve strain T069 chromosome 3, whole genome shotgun sequence genomic DNA carries:
- a CDS encoding CBF/Mak21 family domain-containing protein, whose product MAKHSKKAKGPQRSENDAAKLKNGLSELTTQIQEKLNGNPYNKRKNPPTEASGKQKQRKQRDSEGAPPAKSTKAEEEALLAEIKALGGDEEDWRLINEVGSDDEAVASESKAPVDKRLKEELAALSKELGFAGLAPVDASDDEEEEEGDQEEEDEGEDSDDDVSIDDGKNKNQNQNNNKTKKESKEKGPVENDMRRVEGLIFEPRADWHAARLAQLPGPTVDDIGPFMSAINSLKEHGKYLLETEAAKYRTTIFASSSHKFLATIMTSGTLTDKVSALTLACQESPVHNIRAFDTLMNLASKKSRAQAIGAIGALVDMLGPGSLQRASAKIWAPSQPLPGKITQAHLISWAYEDWLKETYFKIIQLLEIWCSDEIEYSRMRAVDFVYALLKDKPEQESNLLTLLVNKLGDRDRKISSRASYLLLQLQNSHPGMKPVIVRTVEQEILLRPSQDHRSRYYAINTLNQTILSNKEPAVAESLLRIYFDLFATILKTGKLGMPIEEESSKPQKGQKPETEAADKLVSALLTGVNRAAPFVGTNDMVMERHLDTLFKIAHSSNFNTGIQALLLIQHLSSARNLGSDRFYRTLYESLLDPRLMTSSKQALYLNLLLRALKNDVDVRRVKAFAKRMLQVAGLHQPPFICGLLYVISHLRQTFPDLSTLVESPEESVFDDEEPENRPTYDGRKRNPEHSNAHRSCLWEVVPIQSHFHPAVSKFASSLMDRNQKMLKPDMESHSLIRFLDKFVYRNAKTTDARGASIMQPLKAAKDIGDIWLGSGRTSSSTTQVNSAAFWNKKAEDVAAEDVFFHKYFQQIAKEGKETTKKAAAGGEDDEGDAEEDEIWKALVNAQPDIDEDASDAGFDDMDDLDMGSDEDDSPALSLDGDDDEDEDDVSVEFGDDSEEEGSDDDDLVAPDVPDEDEEKGDKRKARRKMLRGLPTFASVDDYAELLAGDDDL is encoded by the exons atggccaagcaCTCAAAAAAGGCCAAAGGGCCCCAGCGCTCTGAAAACGATGCGGCCAAGCTCAAAAATGGATTGAGTGAGCTCACTACTCAGATTCAGGAGAAATTGAACGGCAATCCCTACAACAAGCGAAAGAATCCGCCTACGGAAGCCTCtggcaagcagaagcagcgaAAGCAGCGCGATTCCGAGGGTGCACCGCCCGCGAAAAGCAccaaggccgaggaagaggctttgCTGGCAGAAATCAAAGCCCTGGGaggcgacgaggaagatTGGCGTCTGATCAATGAAGTCGGTTCCGATGATGAAGCAGTCGCTTCGGAGTCAAAGGCGCCAGTAGACAAGCGTCTGAAAGAGGAGCTGGCAGCTCTATCTAAAGAACTTGGCTTTGCTGGTCTTGCGCCGGTTGATGCtagcgatgacgaagaagaggaagaaggcgatcaggaggaggaagacgaggggGAAGATTCCGACGACGATGTCAGCATAGACGAtggcaagaacaagaaccagaaccagaacaacaacaaaaccaAGAAGGaatcaaaagaaaaaggccccGTTGAAAATGATATGCGACGTGTCGAAGGCTTG ATTTTCGAGCCGCGCGCAGACTGGCATGCTGCTAGACTAGCCCAGCTACCCGGACCTACAGTGGATGACATTGGCCCGTTCATGTCGGCCATCAACTCCTTGAAGGAGCACGGAAAATATCTCTTGGAGACGGAGGCGGCTAAATACAGAACAACCATTTTTGCATCCTCGTCTCACAAGTTCCTTGCCACTATCATGACGTCTGGTACCCTTACAGACAAGGTTTCCGCTCTTACCTTGGCCTGTCAAGAGTCTCCCGTTCACAACATTCGCGCATTCGACACCCTGATGAATCTGGCTTCGAAGAAGAGCCGAGCACAAGCCATTGGAGCTATAGGAGCACTCGTGGATATGCTTGGCCCCG GCTCACTCCAACGAGCTTCTGCCAAAATCTGGGCCCCAAGCCAACCTTTGCCCGGCAAAATTACGCAAGCGCACTTAATATCTTGGGCATACGAAGACTGGTTAAAGGAAACTTATTTCAAAATCATTCAACTCTTGGAAATCTGGTGTTCCGATGAGATTGAATATTCTAGAATGAGGGCCGTCGATTTCGTCTATGCCTTGTTAAAGGATAAGCCGGAGCAAGAGTCGAACCTTTTAACTCTACTCGTCAACAAGCTGGGTGATCGTGACCGAAAGATTTCGTCGCGGGCGTCATATCTCCTCCTACAGCTGCAAAACTCACACCCTGGTATGAAGCCGGTTATCGTACGAACGGTGGAACAAGAGATTCTACTTCGACCCTCGCAGGACCATCGTTCACGCTACTATGCCATCAACACCCTTAACCAAACGATCCTTTCAAACAAGGAGCCGGCTGTAGCTGAGTCTTTACTTCGTATCTATTTCGACCTTTTTGCCACAATACTCAAGACAGGAAAGCTTGGCATGCCGATAGAAGAGGAATCTAGCAAGCCCCAGAAAGGACAGAAGCCTG AGACTGAGGCAGCTGATAAGCTTGTTTCTGCTCTGTTGACCGGTGTCAACCGTGCCGCACCATTTGTCGGCACTAATGACATGGT TATGGAGCGTCATCTCGACACGCTGTTCAAGATTGCGCACTCTTCCAACTTCAACACTGGCATCCAAGCTTTGCTGCTCATTCAACACCTCTCCTCTGCCAGAAATCTTGGCAGCGACCGTTTCTACAGGACTCTGTACGAGTCGCTACTTGACCCCCGTCTCATGACCTCTTCAAAACAAGCGCTCTACTTGAACTTGCTTCTCCGGGCACTGAAGAACGATGTTGACGTGCGAAGAGTCAAGGCTTTTGCCAAGCGAATGCTGCAGGTGGCGGGTCTTCATCAGCCCCCCTTTATTTGTGGCTTGCTCTATGTCATTTCTCATCTCAGACAAACATTCCCTGACCTCTCAACTTTGGTTGAGTCGCCCGAAGAATCCgtatttgatgatgaagagccTGAAAATCGACCGACGTACGATGGACGCAAACGAAATCCAGAGCACAGCAACGCCCACCGAAGTTGCCTGTGGGAAGTG GTTCCAATTCAAAGTCACTTCCACCCTGCCGTCAGCAAGTTTGCTTCTTCGTTGATGGACAGAAACCAGAAAATGCTGAAGCCCGATATGGAGAGCCACAGTCTTATCAGATTCTTGGACAAGTTTGTGTACAGAAACGCAAAGACCACGGATGCACGTGGTGCATCCATTATGCAGCCtctcaaggccgccaaggatATTGGAGACATCTGGCTGGGTAGCGGACGGACCAGCTCGTCCACAACCCAGGTCAACTCGGCTGCATTCTGGAACAAGAAAGCAGAGGACGTTGCTGCCGAGGacgtcttcttccacaaATACTTCCAGCAAATcgccaaggagggcaaggagacTACGAAGAAGGCAGCTGCAGGTGgcgaagacgatgaaggcgatgCGGAAGAGGACGAGATCTGGAAGGCGTTGGTCAATGCTCAACCTGATATTGACGAAGATGCCTCCGATGCTGGCTTTGACGATATGGATGATCTGGACATGGGATctgatgaggatgattcACCTGCCTTGTCActcgatggcgatgatgatgaggatgaggatgatgttaGTGTGGAATTCGGTGACGActcagaggaagaaggctcagatgacgatgatttgGTCGCTCCAGACGTGCctgatgaagacgaggagaaggGAGACAAGCGCAAGGCTAGAAGAAAGATGCTCAGGGGTCTGCCTACGTTTGCGTCGGTGGACGACTATGCAGAGCTTTTGGCGGGAGACGATGACTTGTAG
- a CDS encoding thioesterase superfamily domain-containing protein, whose product MFSQHVARGGRRIGQMARSGQHPSLAALRGAAQRRCYAEAAQAAPKGRIGRGLGLLLYGVAFSGLGAAATFYSMVQKGFASFTDAESAKLFVPDSDELQQIEETINKHPLVQELRSRPEFKESRPHLKMSSEVRSRTLTGGALQGDGMIMVPPVAFIEDGGKSIVSVTYIGDKLCGHPGLVHGGLLATMLDEGLARGCFDALPHKIAVTASLEINYRKPTQANSFLVLRGKTVKVEGRKAWAEGCIETLPAPGEKPVTLVEAKGLFISPKYAALMPRIT is encoded by the exons ATGTTTAGCCAACACGTTGCCCGTGGCGGGCGTCGCATCGGCCAGATGGCTCGAAGCGGCCAACATCCGTCACTTGCTGCGCTcagaggagctgctcaacgACGATGCTATGCTGAGGCTGCACAAG CCGCCCCCAAGGGACGTATCGGTCGAGGCCTCGGGCTGCTCCTGTATGGCGTTGCATTTAGCGGTCTTGGAGCAGCAGCTACATTCTATTCGATGGTACAAAAGGGCTTTGCCTCGTTCACCGACGCCGAGTCAGCCAAACTGTTTGTCCCCGACAGCGACGAGCTGCAGCAAATCGAAGAAACAATCAACAAACACCCGCTCGTCCAAGAGCTGCGATCACGACCAGAGTTCAAAGAGTCACGACCGCACCTGAAGATGTCGAGCGAGGTCCGCAGCCGCACCCTCACAGGCGGCGCCCTGCAAGGCGACGGCATGATCATGGTGCCCCCCGTCGCTTTCATCGAGGACGGCGGCAAGTCCATCGTCAGCGTCACGTACATTGGCGACAAACTATGCGGCCACCCGGGCCTCGTGCACGGCGGCCTGCTGGCGACGATGCTGGACGAGGGGTTGGCGAGGGGCTGCTTCGACGCGCTGCCGCACAAGATTGCCGTGACGGCGAGCCTGGAGATTAATTATCGCAAGCCGACGCAGGCCAACAGCTTCCTGGTGCTGCGCGGCAAGACGGTCAAGGTCGAGGGGCGCAAGGCGTGGGCCGAGGGATGCATCGAGACGTTGCCTGCGCCGGGCGAGAAGCCCGTCACTTTGGTCGAGGCGAAGGGATTGTTCATTTCTCCCAAGTATGCGGCG CTGATGCCTCGAATCACCTAA
- a CDS encoding nmrA-like family domain-containing protein: MTKLIAITGITGVQGGSVANTFFQTPGYTIRGVTRNTESPAAKAWAAKGVEIVKADFDDVESLKRAFQGANVIFGVTDFWNIFGDPRSKELKKPDQELVEYCYEVELRHGKNLADAAASTASTLDRCIFSSMANATQSSGGKFSKLYHMDGKAQAATYAQSLPELKNKFSQIQAPIYYQIALEWGLPVEPTKQPDGTYRMKVPGAAHKPIPLGNVGTDLGPNVKALVEQAPPNTNLFAVGEYLSWTDYLRIFCETQGVPYGGVDELTYDEINELIPGGLGHEFGLNVLFAFEFGYEGREPGIVGPGKYGIRMSSFREYCEKADFSKLLSK; this comes from the exons ATGACGAAGCTCATTGCCATCACAGGCATCACCGGAGTTCAG GGCGGCTCTGTTGCCAACACCTTCTTCCAAACCCCTGGTTATACCATCCGTGGTGTAACTCGCAACACCgaatctccagcagccaaagcaTGGGCAGCAAAGGGCGTTGAGATCGTCAAGGCCGACTTTGACGATGTCGAGTCGCTCAAGCGGGCCTTCCAAGGCGCCAACGTCATTTTCGGCGTCACTGATTTCTGGAACATCTTTGGTGACCCTCGAAGcaaagagctcaagaagccTGATCAGGAACTCGTCGAATACTGCTACGAAGTTGAACTACGACATGGCAAGAAccttgctgatgctgccgcctcaACGGCGTCCACATTAGACCGGTGCATTTTCAGTTCCATGGCTAATGCAACACAATCGAGTGGTGGCAAGTTCTCAAAGTTATACCATATGGACGGCAAGGCCCAAGCCGCTACGTATGCGCAAAGCCTTCCTGAACTTAAGAACAAGTTCTCTCAAATCCAAGCCCCAATCTACTACCAAATTGCATTGGAATGGGGATTGCCAGTAGAACCAACAAAG CAACCCGATGGAACTTACCGAATGAAGGTCCCCGGCGCTGCCCACAAGCCCATCCCTCTCGGAAACGTTGGCACTGACCTTGGGCCTAATGTTAAGGCTCTTGTTGAGCAAGCGCCTCCCAACACAAACTTATTTGCTGTGGGCGAATATCTTTCTTGGACCGACTATCTTCGCATCTTCTGCGAGACCCAGGGCGTTCCATATGGAGGCGTTGACGAGCTGACATATGATGAGATTAATGAGCTCATTCCCGGTGGCTTGGGTCACGAATTCGGATTGAATGTCTTATTTGCATTTGAATTTGGGTATGAGGGAAGAGAGCCAGGGATTGTTGGGCCAGGAAAG TACGGAATTAGAATGTCGTCTTTTAGAGAATACTGCGAGAAGGCTGATTTCTCTAAGTTGCTGAGcaagtaa